The following proteins are encoded in a genomic region of Thioclava nitratireducens:
- a CDS encoding DUF934 domain-containing protein, giving the protein MSVIVRDDGFHEDDFTGASLDIAPETDAGYLPALIDGAEMIRVLFPTFSDGRGFSLARRIRALGYSGRLRAAGPLIADQYAMARRVGFDEVEIPPELAERQPQAQWLFRADWAAHDYRARLAG; this is encoded by the coding sequence ATGAGCGTGATCGTTCGCGACGACGGCTTCCACGAGGATGACTTCACCGGGGCGAGCCTCGATATCGCGCCGGAGACCGATGCGGGATACCTGCCCGCGCTGATCGACGGCGCCGAGATGATCCGCGTCCTGTTCCCGACCTTCTCGGACGGGCGTGGCTTCTCGCTGGCGCGCCGCATCCGTGCGCTCGGCTATTCCGGCCGGCTGCGCGCGGCGGGCCCGCTGATCGCGGATCAATACGCGATGGCGCGGCGCGTCGGCTTTGACGAGGTCGAAATCCCACCGGAGCTGGCCGAGCGCCAACCGCAGGCGCAATGGCTCTTCCGCGCCGACTGGGCCGCGCATGACTACCGCGCGCGGCTTGCCGGCTGA
- a CDS encoding phosphoadenylyl-sulfate reductase → MPLNDRPDIATRVAGLNERYRHHAATAVMERALRDADVGEVALVSSFGAESVVLLHMVSVIAPGTPVLFIDTQMLFPETLAYQRDVAHKLGLTNVQVIQADRAAIARDDPDGTLHQYSTDACCTLRKTVPLENALSGYDAWITGRKRFQGGQRAALDFFEVETEARMKINPLAHWDKQDVQDYMVENRLPRHPLVAQGYPSIGCAPCTSPVKPGEDERAGRWRGAAKTECGIHFIGGKAVRVNSEGQVIENKENVA, encoded by the coding sequence ATGCCGCTCAATGATCGCCCGGATATCGCAACGCGCGTCGCCGGGCTGAACGAACGCTACCGCCACCACGCCGCGACCGCGGTGATGGAGCGGGCGTTGCGGGACGCTGACGTGGGCGAAGTCGCGCTGGTCTCCTCCTTCGGGGCGGAGTCGGTGGTGCTCTTGCATATGGTCTCGGTGATCGCGCCCGGCACGCCGGTGCTGTTCATCGACACGCAGATGCTGTTTCCTGAGACGCTCGCCTATCAGCGCGACGTCGCGCACAAGCTGGGCCTGACGAATGTGCAGGTGATCCAGGCCGATCGGGCCGCGATCGCCCGCGACGATCCGGATGGAACTTTGCACCAGTACAGCACCGATGCCTGCTGCACACTGCGCAAGACGGTGCCGCTGGAAAACGCGCTCTCGGGCTATGACGCCTGGATCACCGGGCGCAAACGCTTTCAGGGCGGCCAGCGCGCGGCGCTCGACTTCTTCGAGGTCGAGACCGAGGCGCGGATGAAGATCAACCCGCTCGCCCATTGGGACAAGCAGGATGTGCAGGATTACATGGTCGAGAACCGCCTGCCGCGCCACCCGCTCGTGGCGCAAGGCTATCCCTCGATCGGCTGCGCGCCCTGCACCTCGCCTGTGAAACCGGGCGAGGACGAACGCGCGGGCCGCTGGCGCGGCGCCGCCAAGACCGAATGCGGCATCCACTTCATCGGCGGCAAGGCCGTACGTGTGAACAGTGAGGGCCAAGTGATTGAGAACAAGGAGAATGTGGCATGA
- a CDS encoding nitrite/sulfite reductase has protein sequence MFQPSDFDRAAVRARAEQFRHQVARRLDGSLTEDEFKPLRLMNGLYLQLHAYMLRVAIPYGTINARQMCQLAKIADVWDRGYGHFTTRQNIQFNWPKLVDVPDMIDALADVGMHAIQTSGNAIRNTTTDAFAGAAADEIADPRPYAELIRQWSTDHPEFQFLPRKFKIAINGARADRAAIRGHDVGLQVVEREGEIGFQVFVGGGLGRTPMIAKELRSFLPVADLLPYLESIVAAWNLAGRRDNKYKARIKITVHELGIETFSEMVEAEFPARRAAFKGADQAILADLKAQFAPPVLPARESESFEAALNVDALLRDWAARSVSPHHNPDYAVVTVSLKDHGAPPGDATSDQMRLLAELAERYGQSELRISHEQNVILPHIAKADLPALFEALRKGGLATANIGLTSDIIACPGMDYCALATARSIPLAQQIATHFRDLGLEQEIGALKIKISGCINACGHHHLGHIGILGLDRAGVENYQITLGGDATETMALGERAGPGFAYTEVIPALERLLRAYLELRENATESFLETLRRLGPDPFKEALYAEAQRHAAQ, from the coding sequence ATGTTCCAACCCAGCGATTTCGACCGCGCCGCCGTCCGCGCGCGCGCCGAGCAGTTTCGCCATCAGGTCGCGCGCCGCCTCGACGGCAGCCTGACCGAAGACGAGTTCAAGCCGCTGCGCCTGATGAACGGGCTCTATCTGCAGCTGCACGCCTACATGCTGCGCGTGGCGATCCCCTATGGCACGATCAACGCGCGGCAAATGTGCCAGCTCGCCAAGATCGCAGATGTCTGGGATCGCGGCTATGGGCATTTCACGACGCGCCAGAACATCCAGTTCAACTGGCCGAAGCTGGTCGATGTGCCGGACATGATCGACGCGCTGGCCGATGTCGGCATGCACGCGATCCAGACCTCGGGCAACGCGATCCGCAACACGACGACGGACGCCTTCGCGGGCGCCGCCGCCGACGAGATCGCCGATCCGCGCCCCTATGCGGAGTTGATCCGCCAATGGTCCACCGACCATCCGGAATTCCAGTTCCTGCCGCGCAAGTTCAAGATCGCGATCAATGGCGCGCGCGCCGACCGCGCCGCGATCCGCGGCCACGATGTCGGCCTGCAAGTGGTCGAGCGCGAGGGCGAGATCGGTTTTCAGGTCTTCGTCGGCGGCGGTCTTGGCCGCACCCCGATGATCGCGAAGGAACTGCGCAGCTTCCTGCCAGTGGCCGATCTGCTGCCCTATCTGGAGTCGATCGTAGCGGCCTGGAACCTCGCAGGCCGGCGCGACAACAAGTATAAGGCACGCATCAAGATCACCGTGCATGAGCTTGGAATCGAGACGTTTTCCGAGATGGTCGAGGCCGAATTCCCGGCCCGCCGCGCGGCCTTCAAAGGTGCCGATCAGGCGATCCTCGCCGATCTCAAGGCGCAATTCGCCCCGCCCGTGCTGCCCGCGCGGGAGAGCGAAAGCTTCGAAGCCGCGCTCAATGTCGATGCGCTGCTGCGCGACTGGGCCGCGCGCTCGGTCTCGCCCCACCACAACCCCGATTACGCGGTCGTCACGGTAAGCCTGAAGGATCACGGCGCGCCTCCGGGCGATGCCACCTCGGACCAGATGCGCCTGTTGGCGGAGCTTGCCGAACGCTACGGCCAGTCGGAGCTGCGCATCAGCCACGAGCAGAACGTGATCCTGCCGCATATCGCGAAGGCCGATCTGCCCGCGCTGTTCGAGGCCCTGCGCAAGGGCGGCCTCGCGACTGCGAATATCGGCCTGACCTCGGATATCATCGCCTGCCCCGGCATGGATTACTGCGCGCTGGCCACGGCCCGCTCGATCCCGCTGGCACAGCAGATTGCGACCCATTTCCGCGACCTCGGGCTGGAGCAGGAGATCGGTGCGCTCAAGATCAAGATTTCGGGCTGCATCAACGCCTGCGGTCACCACCATCTGGGCCATATCGGCATCCTCGGTCTCGACCGCGCGGGCGTGGAGAACTACCAGATCACGCTTGGCGGCGACGCGACCGAGACGATGGCGCTTGGCGAGCGCGCTGGCCCCGGCTTTGCCTATACGGAGGTGATCCCCGCGCTGGAGCGTCTGCTGCGTGCCTATCTCGAACTGCGCGAAAACGCGACCGAGAGCTTCCTCGAAACGCTGCGTCGCCTTGGCCCGGACCCGTTCAAAGAGGCGCTCTATGCAGAGGCTCAACGCCATGCCGCTCAATGA
- a CDS encoding DUF2849 domain-containing protein, translating to MSKKFIPGVISANDLREGHVVYMNDAGQWVLRLSDAAFLDDPVIAEMWLDLANAQPDKVVGAYLAPATLGPNGPEPAHFREAFRASGPSIELPGS from the coding sequence ATGAGCAAGAAATTCATCCCCGGCGTGATCAGCGCCAACGATCTGCGCGAAGGCCATGTCGTCTACATGAACGACGCGGGCCAATGGGTTCTGCGCCTGAGCGACGCCGCTTTCCTCGACGATCCGGTGATTGCCGAGATGTGGCTCGATCTGGCCAATGCGCAGCCCGACAAAGTCGTCGGCGCCTATCTCGCGCCCGCCACGCTTGGCCCGAATGGCCCCGAGCCCGCGCATTTCCGCGAGGCCTTCCGCGCCTCCGGCCCTTCCATCGAGCTACCCGGGAGCTGA
- the cobA gene encoding uroporphyrinogen-III C-methyltransferase yields METLETQTQVTLAGAGPGDPDLLTVAVLREMTCADVILHDTLVSAEVLALAGPQAKLIETGKTGFGPSMKQSDISDLIVRLAREGQRVLRLKSGDPGVFGRLGEELDALDAAGIAYRVLPGITAASAAAASLGQSLTERGRNRELRLLTGHDADGLAEQDWTALARPGAVAAIYMGKRAARYVQGRLMMHGASPATPACVVENASRADQVIRPATLATLPTVTAEAKGPAVILLGLAPRDARIALKEVAL; encoded by the coding sequence ATGGAAACTCTCGAAACTCAGACCCAGGTGACCCTTGCCGGCGCAGGTCCGGGCGACCCGGACCTGCTGACCGTGGCGGTGCTGCGCGAGATGACGTGCGCCGATGTCATCCTGCACGACACGCTGGTGAGCGCCGAGGTGCTCGCACTTGCAGGTCCGCAGGCGAAGTTGATCGAGACCGGCAAGACCGGTTTCGGCCCCTCGATGAAGCAAAGCGACATCTCGGACCTGATCGTCCGCCTCGCGCGCGAGGGGCAGCGGGTGCTCCGCCTGAAATCCGGCGATCCGGGTGTGTTCGGGCGGCTGGGCGAAGAGCTGGACGCGCTCGACGCGGCCGGAATCGCCTATCGCGTGCTGCCGGGCATCACCGCCGCTTCCGCCGCCGCCGCATCGCTCGGCCAGAGCCTTACCGAACGCGGCCGCAATCGCGAGCTGCGCCTGCTCACCGGCCATGACGCCGACGGGCTCGCCGAACAGGATTGGACGGCGCTCGCTCGTCCCGGCGCGGTCGCGGCGATCTACATGGGCAAGCGCGCGGCCCGCTACGTGCAAGGGCGCCTGATGATGCATGGCGCCTCCCCCGCGACCCCGGCCTGCGTGGTCGAGAACGCTTCGCGCGCCGATCAGGTGATCCGCCCCGCGACGCTCGCCACCCTGCCCACCGTTACCGCCGAGGCCAAGGGCCCCGCCGTGATCCTGCTGGGCCTCGCCCCGCGCGACGCCCGCATCGCCCTGAAGGAGGTCGCGCTATGA
- a CDS encoding Lrp/AsnC family transcriptional regulator, which produces MAVQIDELDRKILAELQDDASQSLDEIARKTGSSKTPVWNRIRKLRTAGVIGKQTAILDPEALGFDACFFVLIRTSEHEAEWQDKFLATLRARPEVMEAHRLAGDIDYILKVRVENARAYDRFYQALISEVKIHNVTALLSMEELKSTTALPL; this is translated from the coding sequence ATGGCGGTGCAGATCGACGAGCTGGATCGGAAAATCCTCGCGGAGCTACAGGACGATGCGAGCCAGTCGCTCGACGAAATCGCGCGGAAAACAGGCTCTTCCAAGACCCCGGTCTGGAACCGGATTCGCAAATTGCGCACGGCGGGGGTGATCGGAAAGCAGACCGCGATCCTCGATCCCGAGGCGCTTGGGTTCGATGCCTGTTTCTTCGTGCTGATCCGAACGTCCGAGCACGAGGCCGAATGGCAGGACAAGTTCCTCGCCACCCTGCGCGCGCGCCCCGAGGTGATGGAAGCGCACCGCCTTGCCGGCGATATCGACTACATCCTGAAAGTGCGGGTCGAGAATGCGCGCGCCTATGACCGCTTCTATCAGGCGCTGATCTCGGAAGTGAAAATTCACAACGTCACGGCGCTTCTGTCGATGGAAGAGCTGAAATCCACCACCGCACTGCCGCTGTGA